In Thermodesulfobacteriota bacterium, a single genomic region encodes these proteins:
- a CDS encoding alkaline phosphatase family protein translates to MEYKSCIFIMADGARADVFEDLLISGRLPNIAKYVVEKGTHTKAVSVFPSTTGPAYAPFILGKFPGRCNIPGIRWFDRKSYSSKLFSLRRFRSYVGIGTFLINGDISTDTPTLFEVFPNTISILNELNRGVGFNGDKTKLLKIYYKMKSHFTNRTDEVDLAARRILIDSMGENPQFAYVVFLGIDTYSHSNHPFHKKVIDSYLRIDETVGSLGRILEKEGRLEETILIIASDHGLSLTHSHFDSVEFMNRLGYKTLHYPNIFRFYRNADAANMISGNAMTHIYVRSPKGWEQRSTFEELADLVDSFIERPEVDLIAGIDNEGRARIKSQKGEAVSWLDEEGLLRYDVIFDDPFGYKSLPNRMSIDEALKSTFNTEYPDGILQIIQLLESPRSGDLLVSAKPGYDLRAKHEKPEHRSSHGSLSREHMHVPLAVNFKINKEYPRTVDLYPTILHLMGHQIPEGIDGISLVG, encoded by the coding sequence ATGGAGTATAAGAGTTGCATATTTATCATGGCTGATGGTGCTAGGGCTGATGTGTTTGAAGATCTCTTAATTAGTGGAAGACTGCCAAACATTGCGAAGTATGTTGTGGAAAAGGGAACACATACCAAGGCGGTTTCTGTGTTTCCGTCTACCACCGGTCCGGCATATGCTCCATTTATCCTGGGAAAATTTCCAGGAAGGTGCAATATTCCTGGGATTAGGTGGTTTGATAGGAAAAGCTATTCAAGCAAGTTGTTCTCTCTTCGTCGTTTTAGGAGTTATGTTGGGATTGGAACTTTTCTGATCAATGGTGATATTTCTACGGACACGCCTACTCTTTTCGAGGTTTTCCCCAATACTATAAGCATTTTGAACGAGCTTAACAGAGGGGTCGGTTTTAATGGTGATAAAACCAAGCTTTTGAAAATTTACTATAAAATGAAAAGCCATTTCACAAACCGGACTGACGAAGTTGACTTAGCTGCTAGAAGGATTCTTATAGATTCTATGGGTGAAAATCCCCAGTTCGCATACGTTGTATTTCTCGGTATTGATACCTACTCACATTCTAATCATCCTTTTCATAAGAAAGTAATAGATTCGTATCTGAGGATCGATGAAACGGTGGGCTCTCTCGGAAGGATATTGGAAAAAGAAGGGAGATTGGAAGAGACGATACTCATCATCGCAAGTGATCATGGGCTTTCCCTCACGCATTCACATTTCGATTCTGTAGAATTTATGAATCGCCTTGGTTATAAGACGTTACATTATCCAAACATTTTCAGATTCTATAGAAACGCCGACGCTGCGAACATGATTTCAGGTAATGCAATGACCCATATCTACGTGAGGAGTCCGAAGGGTTGGGAACAGAGAAGCACGTTTGAAGAACTTGCTGACCTAGTGGACAGTTTTATTGAAAGGCCCGAGGTGGACCTCATAGCTGGGATTGATAATGAGGGTAGGGCAAGGATAAAGAGCCAAAAAGGAGAAGCCGTTTCGTGGTTGGATGAGGAGGGCTTATTGAGGTATGATGTGATCTTCGATGATCCATTTGGATACAAATCTCTACCAAACAGGATGAGCATAGACGAAGCCCTGAAGAGCACATTTAACACTGAATATCCGGATGGGATCCTTCAAATAATTCAACTCCTAGAGTCACCGCGATCGGGGGATTTGCTGGTGAGTGCAAAGCCAGGTTATGATCTAAGGGCAAAGCATGAAAAGCCAGAACACCGGTCTTCGCATGGCTCATTGTCTCGTGAACATATGCATGTTCCACTCGCAGTAAACTTCAAAATCAATAAAGAATATCCAAGAACCGTTGATTTGTATCCAACTATACTTCACCTAATGGGACATCAAATACCAGAAGGGATTGATGGGATTAGCTTAGTAGGTTAA